CAGGAAATGGACATGCAGGACGATACTCCGTTGGGTTCAATGGGTGCAGGTGCGAAACCACCGTTCATACCTTTCGCATCGGAAGAAAACCTTGGACAAATTATCGCAAGTGACGTTGTAGGGCTATGGGGTGCCAAATCTGGATCGGGCACTCCATTGCGCGGCACATTCGCTGACCCTGGTGGCGCAAGCGGAGCTTCAACCCTTCGAAGAGCGAGACGGCCAGCGCGTAACGAAAGACATGCATTTCTATCGGTTGCCATGGCCTTCGGAAGTGCTTGCCGACCTGGGCGAAACACCGGTCAGCATGCGGGTGACCCTCTCCTATTTCATCGAGCCCGGGCCGGGGGAGGTGGGATGGCGCGACCGGTATCGATACGCTTCTCATGTGCTCCGCTTTGCGGTGAATGGGCCGATGGAGACGGAAGAAGAGTTCATCCGGCGGATCAACCGTCGCGCAAGAGAAGATGGAGCGTCACCTGATACCGAGGGGCCGCAGGATCGCTGGTTGATCGGAGAAAATACCCGGAATGTCGGCTCCATTCACTCCGACATCTGGCGCGGGTGGGCGGCCGATCTTGCTCAATCCAACCTGATCTGCGTGTACCCGGCTGTGGGCTGGTGGAGGGAGCGGCATCACCTGGGCAAGGTCAGTTATCGCACACGATACGCCTTGCTTATCTCCATCAATACTCAAGAATTGGATATCGACATCTACACGCCAGTAGCGGTGAAGGTGGGGACAGCTATTCCCGTCACGATTCGCGTGAGATAAAGGAATCGAACTCATCCTCTCATCGACCATACGGAAATCGTCTCCAGTCAACGGATTCGATTTCGTGCAGGTCTCCGCCTGAGGATCTTTTACGGCATCGACCGACTCGCCAATTTTCCTCGACAAACCCAACGCCGGCATCGAGGGCGAGATGAGGGACATCCAGCGCCAGAAAGACCCGGAGCTGCGGGAAGCGGTCCGGGAGACGGTGCAGGGGGACGTGTCGAAGGCGCTCGAGCGGCTCGGGGGAATGTGGTCCAGGTGGAGGAGCGCGGGCAGCGGCTCGGCCGCGTCGCGGGCGACTATGCCGCGCTCGCCCGCCCGGAGCGCCGGGAGACGGTGATCGTCACGGGGACCAACGCGGACCGGCGGGAGATCAACGAGCGGGTGAGGTTAAACCTCAAGGCCCGGGGCGAGCTGGAAGGCGACCGAGAGTACCGGACCTCCCAGGGCGCCCGGGAGTTCGCGCCGGGGGACCGGGTGATCTTCCTGAAGAACGACCGGGAGCTGGGGGTGAAGAACGGGCAGGTGGCAACCGTCCGCGTGGTGGGGGAAGAGCGGATGACCGTCCAGGCGGGGCGCCGGCTGCTGACGGTGGACCTGGGCCGCTACGACCACCTGGATCATGGCTACGCCCTGACGGTGCACAAGGCACAGGGGATTACCGCCGACCGGGCGCTGGTGCACCTGGACACCCGCCAAGGCGGGGTGAACAGCCGCAACGCCTTCTACGTGGACATCTCCCGGGCCCGTCACGCGGTGACCCTCTACACGGACGACGGCGCGAGGGTGGCCGACGTCAAGATGTGGGTCAAGATGGGGGTGCTCGCCCTGCTGGTCTGCCTCGTGATCCAGGTGACCCTCGTGGCGCTGGTCGCCCGCAGTGCCTACCGGGAGCAATTCACCTTCCAGGTTCGGCCGGGGTTGACCAAAGCGCTCCCCTTCAGCGTGCTCTGGAAATACTACCTGCCGTCCTTCGTCCTCTTCGGGCGGGAGTCCCGGGTCACACCCCACGCCGAAGTGAGGGGGTTCTTCCCGGGGAAGACCACCGTTCCCGTTTCGGAGTACCGTCAGGGCCTGGACCGTTACCTGGGAAGAAGGATAGCGGCGTTCGAGGCAACCTTCGTTTCCGTTTTCCGGTGGTCCTTCTTCAACGAGATCCGCTCCGACGCCGACTTCGACGTGTACGCCAAGATCGTCTTCACCCCGCCCAAGGAGGCGGTGGCCGACCCCTTCTGGCTCAACGCCGCCAAGGACGTCTTCGTCGCCGGGCTTCGCTTCCTCCACCTCTCCGGCAAACGCGCCAACGCCGACATCTGGGACTTCTTCTGCCAGGACCTGCCGGACATCACGCACCAGCTCCAGGCGCTCCCGCTCCACCACCGCATGGCCCTCAAGCACATCGACACCCAGAACAAGGGGCCCGGGGCCTCGGTGATCTCCGTGCTCACCGAGAAGATCTCCTTCTTCCGCTACCTCTCGGGCCTGGACGGGACCTTCTCCTTCAGAGACTTCATCACGTCCTCCCGGGGTCGGAACCTTTTCCTCCTCAATATCAAGAATTACGCCTCGATCTTCCGGCCCCTGATGACCTTCGCCTTCGACGTCATGATCCGCGAGACCCTCTCCCTGCCCGACACCGACCGGAAAGAAAACCGCCGGATATGGTTCTGCATCGACGAGATCGGGAGCCTGGACCAGATCTCCGTGCTGTTCGACCTGCTGACGGTGGCCCGTTCCAAGGGCGGGTGCCTCCTGGTGGCCAACCAGGACCTGGGGCGCATCGAGGACATCTACGGCCGGGCCAACCGGCGGACCTTCTACAACAACTTCAACACGAACTTCATCCTGCGGCTGAACGACCCCGACACCGCGGATTTCCTGAGCCAGAGCATCGGGGAACGGGAGGTGATCAAGGTGATGGGGTCCCGGCAGATGAGCCCCCGGGAGTCGGGGGACCGGAAGTCCTTCACGGACCAGGACAAGACCGAGAAGCTCATCCTGCCGTCGGAGTTCATCAACCAGCCGGACTTCCACTGCGTCGTCAAGGTCTCCGGCCACGGGATCTCCGAGGGCGTCATCCCCCGGACCTTCTATGACCCCGTCGCCCCCCACTTCCTGGACCGCTATGCGGGGCAGCCCCTGGAAGAGGCGATTTTACCGGAGGGATCCAGGGATACAATCGGCGAGAGAGGCGAAACCGCGCCGGCAGGGCCGATGACGGAGAACCCATCCCTTCCGGAGCACACAGAGAAAAATGGTGTTATCGAGTTTTGAAACCGGTTCAATTTCGCTTGCCGTCATCCAAGACCGGCATGCTTCTATTTGTCGATAAAAGGGGGAGACTTCTGTGGGGCGATGCCGGTCAAACACGGTTCCGGGAAGATCACCCCTCACCCAGGATGTGCCTCTCCCGCCATGCCGATCTTGGGCCGTAGTGGGGATTCATTCACCAACAAGTGACGGTCACCGAATGAACGGATTCCGCGAAGCGTACCTCGTCCGGCACTTACGGCAAGGACTCCCCGGCCACCACCCGCAGGTTCCAAGGACCTCCGCAAGGCCAAACTTTCTCTAGTAATTCGCCTTCTAAAATAGCGTCTCTGACTGGACCGAGGAACCGAATGATGCGTTCACCGATTTCATCGAACCGCGCGGGCGGCGGCACAAGCACTGCGCTGGCCGCACGGTAGTTACGCCAGCGTGTCGCGGTTTCGATCATCTGGTAGAAGGCCGGAGTGAGGACGCGAGGCGCTTCGTCCGTCCAGGCCGTCTCTCGGCGCGAAAAGCAGGCGGCCACTGCGCGTTGCAGTGCCGGCCCGGCGAACGTGAATGCACCGGCAAGCGCCCAGATATCGTGGAAATCCTTCATCCGGCTATTCCGGGTGTCGAGTTTGACCATTGTCTCGAACTTCTCCGCCACCGTCAACTCGCGTGGATAGGCCAGTAACCGGGGAGCAGGCAGCGATGCCAGCATTGTCGGATACGTGATCTCCTCCGGGTCGATTACCACGGCATCACCGACGCCGATGTCCAGTTGTACCGCGATGCGCGCCTTGCCGAGGAATGCGCGGAAACGAGCCCGTTTGCCGGAGTACTCTTCCTCCGGTCGGATCGTCTCGACGACCAGTTCGGAAAGATCGAAGCGCAGACCATCCTCGGAACAATGCACGGCGCAGATCTCTGCGACGAGGGACCGGATAGACTCGTCGTCTGTGGTGCCTGAGGCGAGAACATCCACGTCCCGGGTGGCGCGATAGGGATCGGGGAGCCAGACGGCTAGCAGGCTTGCCCCCTTCAGGAGGCAGCGATCCCGAGCTGCGGAGGCGCCGAGGCGGTAGAGCAGGCGCTCGGCGGCGAAGCGGGTAAGCGTGAGCTCGAACTCTTCGCTTTTCGCTTTCGCTCGGTTCAAGAGGTGGGATCGGATCGAAGCCGATATGTCAGGGCTCATATCACACCCACGTCCAGTGCTGCGTTCAGGCGACGCGACGGCAGGACCTCCGCCGCGTGCGACAGCTCCGCAACCGTCACCTTGCGCCGGCGCAGCGCATCCAGGAATGCCTCCATCGCGGCTTCGGGCCCTACGAGTCGCTCGAAGCGGAAGCAGTCGGCGATGGTGCGAGCGGGCGAGGTGATGCGCGATGGCACGCCCTCGAACTCCGTCTTCTGTATCCCGAAAGTCCATGCCGGACCGCTGAACCGTACGATGCGCAGTCGGAGTTCCCTCAGACACGGCCGGCGGGCCTTGTGCGGAATGGCGAGCCAGACCTCGGCCGGCACCTGGGTCCCGATGCCATGGACGCGCAGCGCCGAGAGCAGGCAGACGATGCTGTTCGGTACACGTGTGCAGGCCATGGCGAGGGAATAGTTCTCTGTCGGCTCAGAATCGCTAAGCCGGTAAATGCCCCGGGACACGCGTTCGACCAATCCGGAGCGAAGAAGGGCCGGGAGATGATTGCGTGTCAAACCAGCCGCCTCGAGCTGGCCGGCGCGGAAGAACCCAGTCATTCCGGCGGCGCACAGAAGGTCGAGGGGTTTGGTCCGTTTATTTCGATGCGTTTTGTCGGCATTCTCACATGACATGCCGACAATATGCGTCATTCTGGGCCGCTTGTCAAAGGAAAATGTCGGCAAGTTGGTGCCATGCACGATCTAACAAATCACACACGCCATAGAACAGGGCGTAATACAACCGGTTCACGGCCAGGGTCAACCGCCCCGCATTCAGAAGGCGAGGAGGAGAGAATATGTTCCATCCTCTAACTCCATTTTTTTCTTTCAAATATGACTACTCGACTCGCAATCCCCATAATATCAATCAGACATAGCGACGGTTCACCGGAAACGTACCTTCTTGGAAAGGTTTAGCCCCACCTGCACTTCCGCTCCGCGCACAAAGCGGGATTTTGGCAGACACACGGGTGTTTCGGGTTTCCTCCCCCCGCGCACCGTTGGGGATAGATCGCGCCGTGGGACCAGATCCCGTCCGGCGGCGCGTGGGGGGAAAGGGAAAAAGCGGGCCTTTGCTCTATAGAAAGCGCTTGCATGACATTGCAATAAAATGGGTTGCAAATGATGCTTTTTGGTTGAACGGACGGCATTCATGCCGCCCGGCGCTACCAAAATTCGGCTCCTGTCGGAGCCGGGCATCCCGCTGGGGAGTGCGGCGCGGAGGCCGCCGGAGCGCCGCTTTCAGCCATGCCCCGACAAGAAGGCGCGCAGGTTTCCGGAGCGCCGGAGTAAGGGGCATGCCCGTCTGTCGCGGGCGAATCGTGTAGTCCGGCTGGGGCACCGTCGATGCGCATTTTCCTCGGCCGCGGGCGAGGTTCCCGCGCCGCTCCGGAAGCCTGCGCGGCGCGCACAAAGCGGCGCTCCGTTCGAACTCCGCGCCGCACTCCGCGGTGATCCGGCGACTCACCGGTCTTCGCATCCCACCCCCGTTCCGGATGGAGCAGGGTATTGGCAGACAGGCGGGAGTTTCGGATTTTCTCCCACCGAGCGCCGCTGAAGGCAGATCGTGCCGTGGAAACAGATTTCGAGTGACCTGGCGGCGATATCGGACAAAACACAGTCCACTGAAATCCTTGGTCAGGAGCATCATCCATTCATGAACTGTGCGTTGCCCGGATCGAAGGTGTATACAGTTCCTAGCCTCTCGATTGAATCGAGTACAATACAGAAATCATTGAAGAAGCTCATCTCGGGATCATCGTCCCCCGAAATCTCGACCCTGACGGAACATTGCGAGATACGTTGCCGATGCGGGTGCGCAACGGCGAAACGATTTGCTATGTCGTCTGATTCCACGAGGACTGATCGTCCGGTATTTAAGGTAACCTCGAGCGCGTATCCCGGCCATTTTAAAATGAAACCCTCACCTTTTCGGATCATTTGTGCATTTCGAGATCCGGGATCTCTGCAGAAGTCCTTCAATTGCCTTTCAATATCGTCTGCCGTGATGGTTGTTTCCGGATCGATCAAGACGAGGGTGTCGTACATGTTTTCTCAAGATGCTGCTATATGCTTGGATTCCCCAACGCGCCGTTCATAGGCGTCATCTTTGCCTTCCGTGCCACCGATCATGCCATGACCGGCACTTGGTGTAAAGTCCCGCGTCCAGGGTTGACGAGAAGTGTCGGAGATCGTGCCAGGTACTGGCCCTACTGCAGAACCTTCCGCCTCGATCCGCTGGTGGAGGTGCATGACCCGGGGAGGGACGAATTCCATCAGAAGAGAGAAAGAGTGCCAGTCACCCACTAACTCCAATCGATTCAGTCAGACATAACTGCTCAACGCGCAACTCCCACAATAACAATCAGACATAGCGACAATTCACCGGGAACACGCCTTCTTGAAAAGGTTTAGCCACACCTGCGTTTCCGCTCCGCATGGAGCGGGATTTTGGTAGGCCGGCGTGTGTTTCGGGTTTCCTCCCCCCGCGCGCCTCCGGGGGGAGATCACACCGTGGAACCAGATCCCGCCCGGCGGCGCGCGGGGGAAAGGGGAAAAACGGGACATTTGCTACCCAAATGCGGCTCCTGGCGGAGCCGGGCATCTCGCGGGGGAGTGCGGCGCGCAGGCCGCCGGAGCGCCGCTTTCAGCCCTGCCGACAAGAAGGCGCGCAGGCTTCCGGAGCGCCGTCGAGACGGATCCGCCCGCCTTCTGCTTGGACGACCGTTGCCGGGCGGTCTAAACACTTGTCAAGGCGCCGGATCCCCGGTCTGGAGAAGGATGCTCCCGCTGCCCGGGAATCTGGCCGGTTTCGCGGGCCGACTTCTGTTTTGGCTCAAGCTCTCTCTTGGAGGTGTCAATTCAACTTCCGAAGCAGGAACTGGTCGGATCCACCAAGACCTGATCCGTGAATGGGCGGGATGATCAAGGTTGATTGGCGAAAATTGCCAAGGTAAAATGCCCGAGGTGAATTCTCGAATCAGGAAATGCGTGTAAGAGGAGGGCACAATGTCTGAGTACAATGTCTACCTTGTACCCGTCGACGAACCCACGTCTGGGAGGCGAGGAATTGGTGATCGGGTCCTGGCGAGCCTTGAGCGAAGAGAGATTATCAGTGCGTTTTATGATGAGGAGTTGGGTTGGTACGCTGCCGGGCCGAAGTCCAGGGATCTCTTCACCGATGTCACGTCCGAAGGACCAGCTTTCGAATATGCAATCATCTATGAC
The sequence above is drawn from the Acidobacteriota bacterium genome and encodes:
- a CDS encoding nucleotidyl transferase AbiEii/AbiGii toxin family protein, which produces MNRAKAKSEEFELTLTRFAAERLLYRLGASAARDRCLLKGASLLAVWLPDPYRATRDVDVLASGTTDDESIRSLVAEICAVHCSEDGLRFDLSELVVETIRPEEEYSGKRARFRAFLGKARIAVQLDIGVGDAVVIDPEEITYPTMLASLPAPRLLAYPRELTVAEKFETMVKLDTRNSRMKDFHDIWALAGAFTFAGPALQRAVAACFSRRETAWTDEAPRVLTPAFYQMIETATRWRNYRAASAVLVPPPARFDEIGERIIRFLGPVRDAILEGELLEKVWPCGGPWNLRVVAGESLP
- a CDS encoding type IV secretion system DNA-binding domain-containing protein; protein product: MEERGQRLGRVAGDYAALARPERRETVIVTGTNADRREINERVRLNLKARGELEGDREYRTSQGAREFAPGDRVIFLKNDRELGVKNGQVATVRVVGEERMTVQAGRRLLTVDLGRYDHLDHGYALTVHKAQGITADRALVHLDTRQGGVNSRNAFYVDISRARHAVTLYTDDGARVADVKMWVKMGVLALLVCLVIQVTLVALVARSAYREQFTFQVRPGLTKALPFSVLWKYYLPSFVLFGRESRVTPHAEVRGFFPGKTTVPVSEYRQGLDRYLGRRIAAFEATFVSVFRWSFFNEIRSDADFDVYAKIVFTPPKEAVADPFWLNAAKDVFVAGLRFLHLSGKRANADIWDFFCQDLPDITHQLQALPLHHRMALKHIDTQNKGPGASVISVLTEKISFFRYLSGLDGTFSFRDFITSSRGRNLFLLNIKNYASIFRPLMTFAFDVMIRETLSLPDTDRKENRRIWFCIDEIGSLDQISVLFDLLTVARSKGGCLLVANQDLGRIEDIYGRANRRTFYNNFNTNFILRLNDPDTADFLSQSIGEREVIKVMGSRQMSPRESGDRKSFTDQDKTEKLILPSEFINQPDFHCVVKVSGHGISEGVIPRTFYDPVAPHFLDRYAGQPLEEAILPEGSRDTIGERGETAPAGPMTENPSLPEHTEKNGVIEF
- a CDS encoding type IV toxin-antitoxin system AbiEi family antitoxin domain-containing protein, with product MTHIVGMSCENADKTHRNKRTKPLDLLCAAGMTGFFRAGQLEAAGLTRNHLPALLRSGLVERVSRGIYRLSDSEPTENYSLAMACTRVPNSIVCLLSALRVHGIGTQVPAEVWLAIPHKARRPCLRELRLRIVRFSGPAWTFGIQKTEFEGVPSRITSPARTIADCFRFERLVGPEAAMEAFLDALRRRKVTVAELSHAAEVLPSRRLNAALDVGVI